The Sphingorhabdus sp. Alg231-15 genome has a segment encoding these proteins:
- a CDS encoding threonine ammonia-lyase: MTDQDTSSLPSFTYADVRAAHARIRDRVVQTPTLKSITLSEMAGAEVFLKFENLQFTAAYKERGALNALLLMDEDKRSAGVIAASAGNHAQGLAYNARNLNIPATIVMPTTTPMVKVEQTRGHGAEIVMAGGNYDEAYSHAMELASQRGLTYIHAFDDPHVAAGQGTVAIEMLEAVPDLNRLIIPIGGGGLFSGMATAAHAMKPDIKMTGVQAALYPSMYGKLNGKDVTPGGDTLAEGIAVRNPSEFTAAIIQQYVDEILLVGEAQLEGAVSLLLQIEKTVVEGAGAAGLAALLGNKDKFAGEKVGLVLCGGNIDTRLLANVLLRDLARSGRLARLRLHLRDQPGALYNVVKQFAEHEVNIIEVYHQRVFTNLPAKGLITDIECEAKDKAQLDGLIADLNEEGYDVRQVELAD; this comes from the coding sequence ATGACAGACCAAGATACCAGCTCGCTTCCATCCTTCACCTATGCCGATGTCCGTGCTGCACACGCCCGCATTCGCGACCGCGTTGTGCAAACGCCGACATTGAAGAGTATTACCTTGTCCGAGATGGCGGGTGCGGAAGTTTTCCTAAAGTTCGAAAACCTTCAGTTTACTGCGGCCTATAAAGAGCGCGGTGCGCTAAACGCGTTGCTGTTGATGGATGAAGACAAACGGTCTGCCGGCGTGATCGCGGCCTCGGCTGGCAACCATGCACAGGGCCTTGCTTATAATGCGAGAAATCTGAACATTCCCGCGACCATCGTAATGCCGACCACAACTCCGATGGTAAAAGTAGAGCAGACACGCGGTCATGGGGCGGAGATTGTCATGGCAGGCGGCAATTATGATGAAGCCTATTCGCACGCCATGGAACTCGCTAGCCAGCGGGGCCTCACCTATATCCACGCGTTTGACGATCCGCATGTGGCGGCCGGGCAAGGTACGGTCGCGATCGAGATGCTCGAAGCTGTGCCGGATCTCAATCGCCTGATCATACCCATTGGCGGCGGTGGTCTATTCTCCGGTATGGCAACGGCGGCGCATGCGATGAAGCCGGACATCAAAATGACCGGCGTGCAAGCCGCACTTTATCCGAGCATGTATGGCAAGCTCAATGGCAAGGATGTTACGCCTGGCGGTGACACTTTGGCCGAAGGTATTGCGGTGCGTAACCCGTCCGAGTTTACCGCAGCGATCATCCAGCAATATGTCGACGAGATTCTGCTGGTTGGCGAAGCACAGCTTGAAGGCGCGGTTAGCCTGTTGCTTCAAATAGAGAAAACTGTCGTTGAAGGTGCCGGCGCTGCTGGTCTCGCGGCTCTGCTCGGTAACAAGGATAAATTTGCCGGAGAAAAAGTCGGGCTAGTCCTATGTGGCGGCAATATCGACACGCGGCTATTGGCCAATGTGCTTCTGCGTGATCTGGCACGGTCCGGTCGCCTCGCCCGTCTCAGACTGCATCTGCGCGATCAGCCAGGCGCACTTTATAATGTCGTGAAGCAGTTTGCCGAGCATGAAGTCAATATTATCGAAGTCTACCATCAACGGGTGTTCACCAATTTGCCGGCAAAAGGTTTGATCACAGATATTGAGTGTGAAGCGAAGGACAAAGCACAACTGGATGGCCTGATCGCTGACCTCAATGAAGAAGGCTATGATGTCCGGCAGGTGGAATTGGCGGACTAG
- a CDS encoding NAD(P)-binding domain-containing protein: protein MAKIAFIGIGVMGGPIAAHLARAGHDLTVYNRTRSKAENWVSEHGGTFAPSPAEAAKDAQIVITCVGNDDDLSAVTMGRDGAFGAMQSGSLFIDHTTVSAQIARQLSVEAQARGIHVVDAPVSGGQAGAENGKLSIMCGGSKEAFAAAEIIMDVYAARIVHVGGPGAGQTTKMCNQIAIAGVLEGLSEALRFAQASRLDLDRVYESISGGAAQSWQMDNRWATMAKDEFDFGFAVDWMRKDLGLALEEARTNGSTLPVAALVDQFYAEVQAAGGGRNDTSSLVSRLPKSKT, encoded by the coding sequence ATGGCAAAAATTGCATTTATCGGAATTGGCGTAATGGGTGGGCCTATCGCGGCGCATCTCGCCCGGGCTGGGCATGATCTGACAGTCTATAATCGGACCAGATCAAAAGCTGAGAATTGGGTGTCTGAACATGGCGGAACATTTGCACCTAGTCCTGCAGAGGCGGCCAAAGACGCGCAAATTGTTATCACCTGTGTCGGCAATGATGATGACTTGAGTGCGGTGACAATGGGCCGCGATGGTGCTTTTGGAGCGATGCAGAGCGGGAGTCTTTTCATCGATCATACAACCGTGTCGGCCCAGATTGCGCGGCAATTGTCGGTGGAGGCGCAGGCGCGCGGTATCCATGTCGTCGATGCGCCGGTATCGGGCGGACAGGCCGGTGCCGAAAATGGCAAGCTGTCGATCATGTGTGGCGGTAGCAAGGAGGCCTTTGCCGCTGCAGAGATCATCATGGATGTCTATGCTGCACGTATTGTGCATGTTGGCGGACCCGGGGCAGGGCAAACGACAAAGATGTGCAATCAGATTGCAATTGCAGGAGTATTGGAAGGATTGTCTGAAGCCCTGCGCTTTGCGCAGGCCAGTCGATTGGACCTTGATAGAGTCTACGAATCGATTTCCGGAGGGGCAGCGCAAAGCTGGCAAATGGATAATCGCTGGGCCACCATGGCAAAGGATGAGTTTGATTTCGGTTTTGCGGTGGACTGGATGCGCAAGGATCTGGGGTTGGCGCTCGAAGAAGCACGGACCAATGGATCAACCTTGCCGGTAGCCGCTCTGGTCGATCAGTTTTACGCAGAAGTGCAAGCAGCCGGGGGCGGCCGCAATGACACCAGCTCGCTGGTGTCGCGATTGCCCAAGAGCAAAACATAG